From the genome of Vicia villosa cultivar HV-30 ecotype Madison, WI linkage group LG2, Vvil1.0, whole genome shotgun sequence, one region includes:
- the LOC131649106 gene encoding uncharacterized protein LOC131649106, with amino-acid sequence MEHMIAVDGTRRKVKYKYCVKIVLGGVYGTRRKVKYKYCVKIVLGGVYHLPFEAPFDTEEFVAKVSDTRTMSRAPILIKELVQGNQVWKMHIRVVDLWVVTEKTGYQHLECVLQDGTGDQIHVTISRWDFKDWIEQIKEHETYYLYNGEPVANDGPLKVCSNPLKILFNGGTTLTKVDMPDIPPHKFNFHAIENFLNGHFKPDMLYDVIGVLQDVVKTQMGGGGKKSCTNITLRDVVGNAIEVALWGDFSKQFMDYKTLGKHVGPTIIILTHAWCKPNTVSGLPSLSNAWNGSKLLINLDHPQVETFKTSFGAADLSNASNLSLSLTCDSSIQSTNQNWTSRNEVRIIRDIYEGEKDCFATTIGTTKRFKASRFGWFFESCPGCKISIKSVGGKVECHCGVKDVEPITKFKIEVEVEYDGFNGTFVFRDKDCVPYTKLSAKELRKLMIANGEDNPKIWPAQVDNLLNKEMAFRIKFQSSYKQYSIVTILNEDNVYNKLKGYLTPDEEHTSNAPVLEISNSDPNHEPTEPIVRA; translated from the exons ATGGAACATATGATTGCAGTTGATGGAACTAGAAGGAAAGTAAAGTACAAATATTGTGTGAAGATTGTCTTAGGAGGTGTTTATGGAACTAGAAGGAAAGTAAAGTACAAATATTGTGTGAAGATTGTCTTAGGAGGTGTTTACCATTTACCATTTGAAGCACCGTTTGACACGGAAGAATTTGTAGCTAAGG TTTCAGATACGCGCACGATGTCTAGGGCTCCCATTCTCATTAAGGAGCTGGTCCAAGGGAACCAGGTGTGGAAAATGCACATCAGGGTCGTTGACCTGTGGGTTGTTACAGAAAAAACAGGGTATCAACACCTAGAGTGTGTTTTACAAGATGGAACG GGTGACCAAATCCATGTGACCATTAGCCGTTGGGATTTTAAAGATTGGATAGAGCAGATCAAAGAGCATGAAACTTATTATCTGTATAATGGGGAGCCTGTGGCTAATGATGGCCCTTTGAAAGTATGTTCGAACCCTCTCAAGATTCTTTTTAATGGAGGCACTACTCTCACCAAGGTGGACATGCCGGACATCCCACCACACAAATTCAACTTCCATGCCATTGAAAACTTTCTCAATGGACATTTCAAGCCTGATATGCTCTATG ATGTTATTGGTGTCTTGCAAGATGTTGTTAAGACACAAATGGGGGGTGGGGGTAAGAAGTCCTGTACCAATATCACATTACGTGATGTTGTGGGAAATGCCATTGAAGTTGCTTTATGGGGTGATTTTAGCAAACAATTCATGGACTACAAGACTCTTGGCAAACATGTTGGTCCCACAATTATCATTTTGACTCATGCTTGGTGTAAGCCCAATACAG TATCTGGATTACCAAGTCTATCTAATGCTTGGAATGGCTCGAAACTCCTGATTAACTTAGACCATCCACAAGTGGAAACCTTCAAAACCAG TTTTGGAGCAGCTGATTTGTCAAATGCATCCAACCTTTCTCTATCACTAACTTGTGATTCATCCATTCAATCCACAAACCAGAATTGGACTAGCCGTAATGAGGTCAGGATTATCCGTGACATTTATGAAGGAGAAAAG GATTGTTTTGCAACTACTATTGGAACTACCAAACGATTCAAGGCTTCAAGGTTTGGATGGTTTTTTGAGAGCTGCCCAGGATGTAAGATTTCTATCAAGTCCGTTGGAGGGAAAGTTGAGTGCCACTGTGGAGTTAAAGATGTTGAACCAATTACTAA ATTCAAAATAGAAGTTGAAGTTGAATATGATGGCTTTAATGGAACCTTTGTCTTTAGGGATAAGGATTGTGTCCCATATACTAAACTGTCTGCTAAAGAGTTAAGAAAGCTCATGATAGCG AATGGAGAAGACAACCCAAAAATATGGCCGGCTCAAGTTGACAATTTGTTGAATAAGGAAATGGCGTTCCGTATCAAATTTCAATCATCTTACAAACAGTATTCAATTGTGACAATTCTTAATGAGGATAATGTTTACAACAAACTTAAGGGATACCTAACCCCGGATGAGGAG catACATCAAATGCTCCTGTTTTGGAGATCTCCAATTCTGATCCAAATCATGAGCCAACTGAACCTATTGTAAGGGCCTAA